In Candidatus Bathyarchaeia archaeon, one DNA window encodes the following:
- a CDS encoding site-specific integrase codes for MVDEKRGLQGTNIIGKIKRLKRLVKLGANLMDPESVKEVIAAQNWSDSGKETTSYVYDFFAEWMGIRWERPYYKAQRKFPFIPHEQEINDLIASCNKTVACFLQIIRETAARPGEVFNLKWIDVDLETKTLIITTVKGSPRIFKISTKLCSMLSNMPKKGERIFANHSSLKALTVFFQKQRRKASYRFGNPRMLRISFRTLRHWRATIEYARTRDILHVMEMLCHRNIKNTLIYTHLVKTESEEEYTCRVAKTVEQAAELIEAGFDYVCEINGVNSSGKENERLAGILSKGWWGSWDLNPEQRRTGISPAKSLLFL; via the coding sequence ATGGTGGATGAAAAAAGAGGGCTACAAGGAACTAACATAATTGGAAAGATCAAGAGGCTTAAACGGCTAGTAAAACTTGGAGCAAATCTCATGGATCCCGAAAGCGTGAAGGAAGTTATAGCCGCCCAGAACTGGAGCGATTCAGGAAAAGAAACAACATCCTATGTATATGACTTCTTCGCTGAATGGATGGGAATCCGTTGGGAGAGACCCTATTACAAAGCCCAAAGAAAGTTTCCATTCATACCACATGAGCAGGAAATCAACGACCTTATTGCTTCATGCAACAAAACCGTGGCGTGTTTCCTGCAAATCATTCGGGAGACAGCGGCAAGACCTGGAGAAGTCTTCAACCTTAAATGGATAGATGTTGATCTTGAGACAAAAACGTTAATCATAACCACGGTGAAGGGAAGCCCTCGAATCTTCAAAATCTCAACCAAACTCTGTAGTATGTTGAGTAACATGCCCAAAAAAGGCGAAAGAATATTCGCGAACCACTCATCCCTCAAAGCCTTAACAGTCTTCTTTCAAAAACAAAGGAGAAAAGCCTCCTACCGATTTGGAAACCCACGCATGCTACGTATATCCTTTAGAACCCTGCGACATTGGCGCGCCACAATAGAATACGCAAGGACGCGAGATATCCTCCACGTCATGGAGATGCTTTGTCACCGAAACATCAAAAACACACTCATCTACACGCATTTAGTAAAGACGGAAAGCGAAGAAGAATACACTTGCAGAGTAGCCAAAACAGTTGAACAGGCAGCCGAACTCATAGAGGCAGGCTTCGACTACGTTTGCGAAATTAACGGAGTGAACTCTTCAGGAAAAGAAAATGAAAGGCTTGCTGGGATTTTATCCAAAGGATGGTGGGGTAGCTGGGATTTGAACCCAGAACAGCGTCGAACGGGGATATCTCCCGCAAAATCCCTTCTTTTTCTATGA
- a CDS encoding NosD domain-containing protein: protein MVVKIFERRALRRLYIASLIIILVLSCLGLNFKPSLKVANVSASNKTWYVPLDFPNITSAIQSPSVLDGDTIIVLRNPNGAYKEGQIDVIKSLNITADKRWGEVIIEGNGKGDVIKVTADNVTIKGFTITGSGLGTGVIAERHIYLYPYAGINIFGVRNCRIEGNLIYNNSVGVLISTDHIFVNGKSLKYAENVLIFNNTISNNKFCGIGSILPVTLQGTFPPPFFRNIEIINNNVVENNWYIIFPIKPPYYLRGGISVKGINITLVENTVADNNEQGLIVGGENLVVERNILQNNTLGGILATFWYYSLIFVPPYYFYYTYPIPSNASSIKGNVIKNNKGIGFSVEYWYNTTILDNVILYNDVDFSLYIDEPKYASTISIETNNFVTNGKIYYIVGGNGLNLSLKTIPDAGYLAVANSMYITIEGLNFSRNGQGIYLCNVTKSKLENVTIRECLKGLSLQNVTYTTIINSQLLNNTEVDLDLTCSDENVITSNILKSGGLFNVRVYSSNRNKIYANVILNYFNQTYPPCPAALFIINSHGNQIFGNRILTSTADGMIIRDESVENKIFDNKIISGGHGVHLLRSINNDVLYNQISASKIAALLEETDNNIIYGNIFYESFVGINLTYSNNNIIYHNDFIRNIQQAFTINSTGNIWDAGPVFGGNYWSDYNGTDANGDGIGETPYIIDGDNVDHYPLIHPCSPHDITISKIMVKSAMLNQTSTITVAVKNSGVWTETFTLYLNYTRISDPPIGSQTVSLAPGELLLINFTWTPTATGLYKIEARINPVPFEFNLEDNDYMIYIYVTRDKQRGRGGELRWQNSTNLSIHLNLIG, encoded by the coding sequence ATGGTTGTTAAAATATTTGAGAGGAGGGCTTTGAGGAGATTATACATTGCAAGTTTAATTATAATCTTGGTCCTTTCATGTTTAGGGTTGAATTTTAAGCCTAGCTTGAAGGTGGCTAATGTTTCAGCATCTAACAAAACGTGGTATGTTCCCTTAGATTTTCCAAACATTACTTCAGCCATTCAATCGCCAAGCGTGCTTGATGGAGACACCATTATTGTGCTGCGCAATCCTAATGGAGCATATAAAGAAGGCCAAATAGATGTTATAAAGTCGCTGAACATAACAGCCGATAAGAGATGGGGAGAAGTCATTATTGAAGGAAATGGGAAAGGCGACGTTATCAAGGTAACCGCCGATAATGTTACTATTAAAGGATTTACAATAACTGGATCAGGCTTAGGAACAGGAGTGATAGCCGAGCGTCATATTTATCTTTATCCATATGCAGGAATAAATATTTTTGGAGTTAGAAACTGCAGAATAGAAGGAAACTTAATTTACAACAATAGTGTAGGGGTTCTTATAAGTACTGATCATATTTTTGTAAATGGGAAATCATTAAAATATGCCGAGAATGTTTTAATTTTTAATAATACAATTAGCAATAATAAATTTTGCGGCATTGGATCAATCTTACCTGTGACCCTTCAAGGTACTTTTCCTCCACCTTTTTTCAGAAACATTGAAATTATTAATAATAACGTAGTCGAAAACAACTGGTATATTATTTTTCCAATAAAACCACCATATTATCTGAGAGGAGGCATCTCGGTTAAGGGAATAAACATAACGTTGGTTGAAAATACGGTTGCAGACAATAACGAGCAAGGCTTAATAGTGGGTGGAGAAAACTTAGTAGTTGAAAGGAACATATTACAAAATAACACGTTAGGCGGGATACTTGCAACTTTTTGGTATTATTCCTTGATCTTCGTCCCCCCATATTATTTTTATTATACTTATCCTATTCCAAGCAATGCGTCATCAATTAAAGGCAACGTTATCAAAAATAATAAAGGAATTGGATTTTCGGTCGAGTACTGGTATAATACTACAATATTAGACAACGTTATATTATATAATGATGTGGATTTCAGCCTTTACATCGACGAGCCTAAATATGCTTCAACTATTTCAATTGAAACAAATAATTTTGTTACGAATGGAAAGATATACTATATTGTAGGAGGAAATGGTCTAAATCTTAGCCTTAAAACAATTCCTGACGCTGGCTATTTAGCTGTTGCAAACTCTATGTATATTACTATCGAAGGATTAAATTTCTCAAGGAATGGTCAGGGAATATACCTATGTAATGTAACTAAGTCTAAGTTGGAAAATGTTACGATTAGAGAGTGCCTTAAGGGTTTATCTTTGCAAAATGTTACATATACAACTATTATAAATTCGCAATTATTGAATAACACGGAAGTAGATTTAGACTTGACATGTTCAGATGAAAATGTTATAACATCTAATATTCTGAAAAGTGGGGGGCTCTTTAACGTTCGGGTTTACAGCAGCAATAGGAATAAAATTTATGCTAATGTTATCTTAAATTACTTTAACCAAACTTATCCGCCATGCCCAGCTGCTCTATTTATCATCAATTCGCATGGGAACCAAATCTTCGGAAATAGAATATTAACTTCTACAGCCGATGGAATGATCATACGTGATGAATCTGTAGAGAATAAAATATTTGATAACAAAATTATAAGCGGAGGACACGGGGTTCACTTACTCAGATCAATAAATAATGATGTACTATATAACCAAATAAGCGCCTCTAAAATAGCGGCGCTTCTTGAAGAGACGGACAACAATATTATTTACGGAAACATATTTTATGAGAGTTTCGTTGGGATTAACCTAACATATTCCAACAACAATATAATTTATCACAACGACTTCATCCGTAATATTCAACAGGCATTTACTATTAACAGTACGGGTAATATTTGGGACGCCGGCCCAGTTTTTGGCGGTAACTATTGGAGCGACTATAACGGCACCGATGCTAATGGAGATGGCATAGGTGAAACACCTTACATCATTGATGGGGATAATGTTGACCATTACCCTTTAATTCATCCTTGCAGTCCGCACGACATTACAATATCCAAAATCATGGTTAAAAGCGCAATGCTGAACCAAACCTCAACCATAACAGTTGCCGTTAAGAATTCAGGAGTCTGGACTGAAACATTCACCTTATATCTAAATTATACAAGAATATCAGACCCGCCCATTGGAAGCCAAACAGTTTCATTAGCCCCGGGCGAACTTTTATTAATCAACTTTACATGGACGCCTACGGCAACAGGTCTCTATAAAATAGAGGCTCGTATAAATCCTGTACCATTTGAATTTAACCTCGAAGACAACGACTACATGATTTACATATATGTCACCAGAGATAAACAAAGAGGACGCGGGGGAGAGCTTCGATGGCAAAACTCCACTAACCTATCCATTCACTTAAATCTTATTGGTTAA
- a CDS encoding helix-turn-helix domain-containing protein codes for MKVKTVYYLEGRRMDRRSQSYYKASEVANMLGVTDQTIYRWIKKGLIACIKLPSGHLRISDSQLLKIFASYRLNRRRIRRRLYHFT; via the coding sequence ATGAAGGTAAAAACTGTTTATTATCTGGAAGGGCGGCGAATGGATAGGCGTTCCCAATCCTACTATAAGGCTAGCGAAGTTGCGAATATGCTTGGCGTGACAGACCAAACCATATACAGGTGGATTAAGAAGGGCTTAATAGCATGCATAAAGTTGCCATCAGGACATTTAAGAATATCAGATAGTCAGCTTTTAAAAATATTTGCGAGTTATAGGCTTAATCGTAGGCGAATAAGGCGCAGACTCTATCATTTTACTTAA
- a CDS encoding ribbon-helix-helix domain-containing protein, translating into MHVEKVQVNVWMPKRFVELIDETARLTGSTRSDLLRRAVERYIKELKEVNLLRDLKVKGG; encoded by the coding sequence ATGCATGTGGAAAAAGTTCAGGTTAACGTTTGGATGCCAAAGAGATTCGTTGAGCTCATCGACGAGACGGCTAGGCTGACTGGATCTACCAGAAGCGACCTTCTTAGAAGGGCTGTGGAACGGTACATCAAGGAGCTTAAAGAAGTTAACCTCTTGCGCGACTTGAAAGTGAAAGGGGGATGA
- a CDS encoding site-specific integrase — translation MTLEAQTEKRDAGATEKPSIAELQGKIIEFLWWMKKQGYKETTIAGKGKRLQRLVRLGANLLDPESVKETIARQNWCDSGKEITAYAYDLFAKYAGIKWERPTYKPPRKLPFIPHEREIDDLIAGCNNKHVAAFLQIAKETGARAGEIFDLKWTDIDFERKTLSITPEKGSDPRIFRISGKLIAMLQNMPKKSKRVFSNYKSLKTLSLAFQRYRKRLALRLGNPRLLRISFHTLRHWKATMEYHRTKDILHVMQMLGHRNIKNTLIYTQLVKFEGEDEYICRAAKTVEQASALIEDGFEYVCDIDGIKLFRKRK, via the coding sequence TTGACCCTTGAGGCCCAAACAGAAAAGCGGGATGCGGGAGCCACAGAAAAGCCAAGCATCGCGGAGCTTCAGGGAAAAATCATCGAGTTTCTATGGTGGATGAAGAAGCAAGGATATAAAGAGACAACAATAGCTGGTAAAGGAAAAAGGCTTCAGAGGCTTGTTAGGCTTGGAGCCAACCTTCTAGATCCTGAAAGCGTAAAAGAAACAATAGCGAGGCAAAACTGGTGCGATTCAGGAAAGGAAATAACGGCATACGCTTATGACCTCTTTGCAAAATACGCTGGGATTAAATGGGAGAGGCCAACGTACAAGCCTCCGAGAAAGCTTCCATTCATACCACATGAAAGGGAGATTGACGACCTAATAGCTGGCTGTAATAATAAACATGTGGCAGCATTCCTTCAAATTGCAAAGGAAACTGGAGCAAGGGCTGGAGAAATCTTCGATCTAAAATGGACGGACATAGACTTTGAAAGGAAAACGTTGTCGATAACCCCTGAGAAGGGAAGCGATCCTAGAATCTTCAGGATTTCAGGCAAGCTAATAGCCATGCTTCAAAACATGCCAAAAAAGAGTAAGAGGGTATTCAGCAATTACAAAAGCTTAAAAACCTTAAGCTTAGCCTTCCAGCGCTATCGCAAAAGACTAGCCCTCAGGCTTGGAAATCCAAGACTTCTAAGGATAAGCTTCCACACGCTTCGCCATTGGAAAGCCACAATGGAGTATCATAGAACAAAAGACATACTTCACGTTATGCAGATGCTCGGACATAGAAACATCAAAAACACGCTGATATACACCCAGCTTGTCAAATTTGAAGGTGAAGACGAGTACATTTGCAGGGCGGCTAAAACAGTTGAACAAGCTTCAGCCCTAATCGAGGATGGATTTGAATATGTCTGCGACATTGACGGAATCAAGCTGTTTAGAAAACGCAAGTAG
- a CDS encoding CDC48 family AAA ATPase, with product MSGSGVASLRVAEARGRDVGRGIARLDPEVMEKLGLTPGDVVEISGKRKTVAICWPGYSEDAGKGIIRIDGYIRNNAGVSIDEKVTVRKVEAKKATRITLAPTEPLRIEGAEDYLAQMLEGRVVTRGDYIPIGIMGRKVDLMVTSVQPPAPAVIITADTEITIGEKPAAVVREVPRVTYEDIGGLREEIRKIREMVELPLKYPELFERLGVDAPKGVLLYGPPGTGKTLLAKAVANETNAAFFSISGPEIMSKFYGESEERLREIFRQAEENAPSIIFIDEIDAIAPKREEVTGEVEKRVVSQLLTLMDGLKPRGRVVVIGATNRPNAIDPALRRPGRFDREIEIGVPNKQGRLEILQIHTRGMPLAEDVDLEKIASITHGFVGADLEALCKEAAMRALRRILPEIDFEKETIPAEILNKITVTMNDFMEALKDVEPSAMREVLVEVPAVKWEDIGGLADVKLELQEAVEWPLKYPEVFEHLDAKPPKGILLYGPPGTGKTLLAKAVANESEANFISIKGPELLSKWVGESERAVREVFRKAKQAAPSIIFFDEIDSIAPVRGGGYGDAHVTERVISQLLTEMDGLEELRGVVVIAATNRPDIIDPALLRPGRFDKLLYVPPPDFEARKEILRIHLRKKPLAEDVNIDEIAKRTEGYTGADLAAVCNTAVMLAIREHILANKNLEDAKKNVKNVKIYRRHLEEALKKVKPISQKELEMYKRISEEFASIVK from the coding sequence ATGAGTGGTTCTGGTGTTGCCAGTTTGCGGGTTGCTGAGGCTCGTGGCCGTGATGTGGGTAGAGGGATTGCTAGGCTTGACCCTGAAGTTATGGAGAAATTGGGTTTAACTCCCGGGGATGTTGTGGAGATTTCCGGTAAACGGAAAACTGTGGCTATTTGCTGGCCTGGTTATAGCGAGGACGCCGGCAAGGGGATAATTCGCATAGACGGTTATATCCGTAATAATGCGGGCGTGAGCATTGACGAGAAGGTTACCGTGCGGAAGGTGGAAGCCAAAAAAGCCACAAGAATAACGCTTGCGCCCACGGAGCCATTACGCATTGAAGGCGCTGAAGACTATTTGGCTCAGATGCTGGAGGGAAGGGTTGTAACTAGGGGCGACTACATCCCCATTGGAATCATGGGTAGAAAAGTGGATTTGATGGTTACAAGCGTTCAGCCGCCGGCTCCAGCCGTTATAATAACTGCGGACACGGAGATCACTATAGGCGAGAAACCGGCTGCTGTGGTGCGGGAGGTTCCCAGAGTAACCTACGAGGATATAGGTGGGCTTCGGGAGGAAATTCGAAAAATTAGGGAGATGGTTGAGCTTCCTTTGAAGTATCCGGAGCTTTTCGAAAGGCTTGGCGTTGATGCGCCTAAGGGTGTTCTCCTTTATGGGCCGCCTGGAACAGGTAAGACTTTGCTGGCTAAGGCTGTGGCCAACGAGACTAATGCGGCTTTCTTCAGCATAAGCGGCCCCGAAATCATGAGCAAGTTTTACGGCGAAAGCGAGGAACGCCTGAGGGAGATCTTCCGGCAGGCTGAGGAAAACGCTCCCAGCATAATATTCATCGACGAGATAGATGCCATTGCACCCAAACGGGAAGAGGTAACAGGCGAAGTTGAGAAAAGGGTTGTTTCTCAACTTTTAACCTTGATGGATGGTTTGAAGCCCCGGGGCAGGGTTGTGGTTATAGGCGCCACCAACAGGCCGAACGCCATAGACCCAGCCTTACGCAGGCCGGGCCGTTTTGACCGTGAAATTGAGATAGGTGTGCCAAACAAGCAGGGCCGCCTTGAAATACTGCAGATTCACACGCGTGGCATGCCCTTGGCTGAGGATGTGGACTTGGAGAAGATAGCCAGCATCACCCACGGCTTTGTGGGCGCAGATCTTGAAGCTCTCTGCAAGGAGGCTGCAATGCGGGCGCTGCGGAGAATCCTCCCCGAAATAGACTTTGAGAAGGAGACTATTCCCGCTGAGATTTTGAACAAGATAACGGTCACCATGAATGATTTTATGGAGGCCTTGAAGGATGTGGAGCCTTCAGCCATGCGGGAAGTCCTTGTCGAAGTTCCCGCTGTTAAGTGGGAGGATATAGGCGGATTGGCAGATGTTAAGCTCGAACTCCAAGAGGCTGTTGAGTGGCCGCTCAAATATCCGGAAGTCTTCGAACACTTGGATGCTAAACCGCCTAAGGGGATTCTTCTCTACGGACCTCCGGGAACAGGCAAGACATTGTTGGCGAAGGCTGTGGCTAATGAAAGCGAGGCCAACTTCATAAGCATAAAGGGCCCGGAGCTTTTGTCCAAGTGGGTTGGCGAATCTGAAAGAGCCGTGAGAGAGGTTTTCAGGAAAGCCAAGCAGGCTGCGCCTAGCATAATATTCTTCGATGAAATTGACTCTATTGCGCCTGTGCGGGGCGGAGGCTACGGCGACGCCCACGTGACGGAGCGAGTGATAAGCCAGCTTTTAACCGAGATGGACGGCCTTGAAGAGCTTAGGGGAGTCGTCGTCATAGCTGCCACTAACAGGCCGGACATAATTGATCCTGCACTTTTGAGACCCGGGAGATTTGACAAGCTTCTCTATGTGCCGCCGCCAGACTTCGAGGCGAGGAAAGAAATTCTCAGGATACATTTGAGGAAGAAGCCTTTGGCGGAGGACGTGAACATTGACGAGATCGCCAAGCGCACTGAGGGCTACACGGGTGCCGATCTGGCAGCTGTATGCAACACTGCAGTGATGCTGGCGATAAGGGAGCATATATTAGCGAACAAAAACCTGGAAGATGCGAAGAAAAACGTCAAGAACGTGAAGATCTACAGGCGTCACCTTGAAGAGGCTTTGAAGAAGGTTAAGCCCATATCCCAAAAAGAGCTGGAGATGTACAAGCGAATTTCAGAGGAGTTCGCCTCGATAGTTAAGTAA
- a CDS encoding Xaa-Pro peptidase family protein, which translates to MDRITLLKRKAFEERGFDGFLVVNDANMLYFAGFPGAACLLFPRDGENVLYVYGVNYEQAKAEARGFRIELVRRDENLMAKVAAQARDYGIRKLAFDTLTVENYKGLAKGLKGKAKLKSLGKLVWELRKVKDASEIELMRKAGELTCEGMKVAQEVIRPGLREYEVAAEIEYAMRIKGSWGTAFDTIVASGVRSAFPHGGCTEREIRDGDLVVVDIGASYRYYRSDMTRTFVAGKPSEKQKQLYEVVRKAQHNAVQAVKAKAKARDVDTVARKIIGEVGYGENFVHSLGHGIGLEVHEPPALSQQSKDRLAAGNVVTVEPGIYIVGFGGIRIEDTVLVKEREAEKFTDGFYTLEVCQ; encoded by the coding sequence TTGGATAGGATAACTCTTTTAAAGAGGAAGGCTTTCGAGGAAAGGGGATTCGATGGCTTTCTGGTGGTGAATGATGCAAACATGCTTTATTTCGCCGGTTTCCCCGGTGCCGCATGTCTTCTATTTCCAAGGGACGGAGAAAATGTGCTGTACGTGTATGGCGTGAACTATGAGCAGGCCAAGGCTGAGGCGAGAGGCTTCCGCATTGAGCTTGTTAGGCGTGACGAAAATTTGATGGCTAAGGTGGCTGCTCAGGCTAGGGATTATGGCATTAGAAAACTGGCCTTCGACACCTTAACCGTTGAAAACTATAAAGGTTTAGCCAAGGGCTTGAAGGGAAAGGCGAAACTCAAATCTCTGGGAAAGCTGGTTTGGGAGCTCCGCAAGGTTAAGGATGCCAGCGAAATTGAGCTCATGCGAAAGGCTGGAGAGTTAACATGCGAGGGCATGAAGGTTGCCCAAGAAGTGATTAGACCTGGACTGCGGGAGTATGAAGTGGCTGCCGAGATAGAATATGCCATGCGGATAAAAGGCTCTTGGGGAACAGCCTTCGACACCATTGTAGCCTCCGGAGTACGTTCAGCCTTTCCCCATGGAGGCTGCACCGAAAGGGAGATCCGCGACGGCGACCTCGTCGTGGTTGATATAGGCGCTTCCTACCGCTACTACCGCTCAGACATGACTAGAACTTTTGTGGCTGGGAAACCCTCGGAGAAACAGAAGCAACTCTACGAGGTTGTTAGGAAAGCCCAACATAATGCTGTTCAAGCCGTTAAAGCAAAGGCGAAGGCGAGGGACGTGGACACCGTGGCAAGAAAAATAATTGGGGAGGTGGGTTATGGCGAAAACTTTGTCCACAGCCTTGGACATGGGATAGGCTTGGAGGTGCATGAACCCCCAGCCCTAAGCCAGCAGAGCAAGGATCGGCTGGCGGCCGGCAACGTTGTAACCGTCGAGCCTGGCATATACATCGTGGGCTTCGGCGGCATCCGCATAGAAGATACGGTGCTGGTAAAAGAGAGAGAAGCTGAGAAGTTTACGGACGGCTTTTACACTCTCGAGGTTTGCCAGTGA
- a CDS encoding MoaD family protein — translation MRVKVEYLGHIREIIHSGREEELDMPEGASLGDLLFMLAEKYGEPFKKAVYEPGGADVKQSFIITVNGYLLNQLENGVQTKLKHGDHIILMSIVSGG, via the coding sequence GTGAGGGTTAAGGTCGAATACTTGGGGCATATTAGGGAAATAATACACAGCGGAAGAGAAGAAGAGCTGGACATGCCCGAAGGAGCCTCCCTAGGCGACCTACTCTTTATGCTGGCGGAAAAATATGGTGAGCCCTTCAAAAAAGCCGTTTATGAACCGGGCGGCGCTGACGTAAAGCAGAGCTTCATAATCACAGTTAATGGATACCTGCTGAACCAGCTGGAGAACGGAGTGCAGACAAAACTTAAGCATGGAGATCACATCATTCTAATGTCCATTGTAAGCGGCGGCTAA
- a CDS encoding AIR carboxylase family protein yields the protein MAGKVVVLMGSEKDLDFAREIGKHLEAFNLTYEFRVASAHKTPEKVLKILKEYESENVVYITVAGRSNALSAFVDANTTKPVIACPPYSDKFAGADIYSSLRVPSGIGSVVIIEPEGAAIAAAKILALADKELEERVKAYQKAKKEEIERADESVKKGKAKI from the coding sequence ATGGCTGGCAAAGTTGTTGTCTTAATGGGTTCTGAGAAAGACCTAGATTTTGCAAGAGAAATAGGCAAACACTTGGAAGCCTTCAACCTAACCTACGAGTTTCGAGTAGCCTCAGCCCATAAGACGCCGGAAAAAGTCCTAAAAATCCTCAAGGAATACGAGAGTGAAAATGTTGTTTACATCACAGTGGCTGGAAGGTCTAATGCTTTAAGCGCCTTTGTGGACGCTAACACCACCAAGCCTGTTATCGCCTGCCCGCCCTATTCGGATAAATTTGCCGGAGCGGACATTTATTCTTCGCTTAGGGTTCCAAGCGGCATAGGCTCTGTTGTGATAATAGAGCCTGAGGGCGCCGCCATCGCTGCGGCTAAAATCCTCGCATTGGCAGACAAAGAGCTTGAGGAGCGAGTGAAAGCCTATCAAAAAGCAAAAAAGGAAGAGATTGAAAGGGCAGATGAATCCGTTAAAAAGGGTAAAGCCAAAATTTAG
- the purC gene encoding phosphoribosylaminoimidazolesuccinocarboxamide synthase produces MGSVKDLEVVKKPTKTRMGIGRFHFSDRYSVFDWGEMPDQIEGKGAALCLMGAYCFERLEEKGVRTHYRGLVDKRGKLVRFDELEAPTNIMEFHLVNVYKPKAYVGEDGKLKYDYSIYTPKLKNFLIPLEIIYRNGLPEGSSVFKRLEQGLITLEDLGLDHYPKPGERLAKPIFDVSTKLEEGDRYLTWREAQQLAGLTDSELEEVKGILLKVDETITEIASRAGLVNEDGKIELAFDDKRRLMVVDVVGTLDECRFTYQGLHVSKEVARIFYRRTEWAKQVEEAKQKAREQGLENWKSLVKTKPPKLDPKLKTLICEMYMATANAITNRKLFDVPSLAETMKKYKEYLGERA; encoded by the coding sequence ATGGGAAGCGTTAAAGACCTTGAAGTGGTGAAAAAGCCAACAAAAACCCGGATGGGCATAGGCAGATTCCACTTTTCAGACCGCTACTCAGTTTTCGACTGGGGAGAAATGCCAGACCAAATAGAGGGAAAGGGCGCCGCCCTATGCCTCATGGGCGCTTACTGCTTCGAAAGACTCGAAGAGAAGGGCGTTAGAACCCACTACCGTGGACTCGTGGACAAAAGGGGTAAACTTGTGCGCTTCGACGAGCTTGAAGCGCCCACAAACATCATGGAGTTCCACCTAGTAAACGTCTATAAGCCCAAAGCCTACGTGGGGGAGGATGGCAAACTAAAATATGACTACAGCATCTACACGCCCAAACTGAAAAACTTCCTAATACCCTTGGAGATCATTTACCGAAATGGCTTGCCAGAAGGCTCGTCGGTCTTCAAAAGGTTAGAACAAGGCCTGATAACCCTTGAAGATCTAGGCTTGGACCACTATCCTAAGCCCGGCGAGAGACTTGCCAAACCCATTTTCGATGTTAGCACAAAGCTTGAGGAAGGCGACCGCTACCTAACATGGCGGGAAGCCCAACAGTTAGCGGGCTTAACGGACAGTGAACTGGAAGAAGTAAAAGGCATATTGTTGAAAGTAGATGAAACCATCACCGAAATCGCCTCAAGGGCTGGCTTGGTAAACGAGGACGGCAAGATAGAGTTAGCCTTCGACGATAAGAGGCGGCTTATGGTGGTAGACGTGGTCGGCACACTGGACGAGTGCAGATTCACCTATCAAGGCTTACATGTAAGCAAGGAGGTAGCCAGAATATTCTATCGGCGGACGGAGTGGGCGAAACAAGTGGAAGAGGCGAAACAAAAAGCCAGAGAACAAGGTCTGGAAAACTGGAAATCACTGGTTAAAACTAAACCTCCCAAACTGGATCCAAAACTGAAAACCTTGATATGCGAAATGTATATGGCAACGGCTAACGCCATCACCAACCGCAAGCTTTTTGATGTGCCAAGCCTCGCTGAAACAATGAAAAAATATAAGGAGTATCTGGGCGAAAGGGCGTGA